The genomic interval GAGGCCCCCCGGTGATCCTTGAGCGCGCGCGCCGCGGTCTCGACCTGCTCCACCCCCGTGAGGCCCACGCCCAGGTCCAGCTCCAGCGCCAGCGCCTCGCCCTCGCGGATGTCGCGCAGGGGCACCACCTCGCGCAGGAAAATCGGCGGCGCGTCCTCGTCGCGCTCCTTGCCGCTCACCTCCCCGCGCACCAGCACCGCCTCGTCCTGCGCGATGCTGGAGCGGTTCTCCTCCCACGCCTCGCCGAACGCGAGTACCGTGGCGGTGCCGTGGAAATCCTCGACCGACAGCCGGGCCCATTCGGCGCCGTTGCGGCGGGAAAACTGCCGTTTGAGCCCGGTGACCACGCAGGGCAGCTCGACCGTGCGGTCGCGGTGCTCCTTCAGGTTGGCCGTATTGACCCCGCTGAACGCGCCGAGCACGTCCCGGAAGCGTTCGAGCGGGTGGCCGCTGATGAAGAAACCCAGGATTTCCTTCTCCCTGGTGAGCCGTTCCTTCTCCGGCCATTCGGCGACCTCCGGCAGCCTGGGCGCCGGCCTCCCCGGTGCGTCCGCGCCGCCGCCGTCGAACAGGGACGCCTGGCCCACCTCGGCTTCCTCGCGGCGCAGGCTGGCCTCACGCATGGTGGCCTCCAGCCCCGCCATGAGCGGCGCCCGCCGGCCCAGCGAGTCGCACGCGCCCGACAGGATAAGCGCCTCGAGCGCACGTTTGCCGCACGCGCGCGAATCGGTGCGCTGGCACAGGTCGAAAAGGGACTCGAAGGGGCCCTCTTCGCGCGCCTCCACCACCGAGCGCGCCGCTCCCTCGCCCAGCCCGCGGATCGCCCCGAGGCCGAACCGCACCTCGGCGTCCGATACGGGCGTGAACGCCCACGCCGATTCCTCGATCGAAGGCGGCAGGACCTTGATCCCGTCGGCGTAGCCCGGCACCGACCGTCCCAACTCGCGGCACTCGTTGATGTACTTCACCACGTCGTCGGTGCTGCCGACCACCGCGGTCAGCACCGACGCCATGAACTCGGCGGGGTAGTAGCGCTTGAGCCACGCGGTGCGATAGCTCAGCAGCGCGTACGCGACCGAGTGTGACCGGTTGAAGCCGTAGCGGCCGAAGGTCTCGATCTGCGCGGAAATCTCCTCGGCCTGCCGCTGCGGGACGCCCGTCTCCACCGCGCGCTCCACGAACTTGCCCAGCTCGCGCCGGATCAGCGCGGCGTCCTTCTTACCCACCGCCTTGCGCAGCACGTCGGCTTCGGCGAGCGAGAACCCCGCCAGCACCTGCGCGATGCGCATGACCTGCTCCTGGTAGGTAATGACGCCGTAGGTGGGCGCCAGCACCTCCTCCATCTGGGGCAGCGGGTAGGTGACCGGCTCGCGCCCCGTCTTGCGGCGCACGAACACGTCGGTCATGCCGCTGTCCAGCGGGCCCGGACGGATCAGCGCGTTGGTCGCGACGAGGTCCTCGAAGCGGTCGCAGCGCATGGCGCGCAGCTTGTCGTTGGCGAGCGAGGACTCGAACTGGAACACGCCCATGGTACCGCCGCGGGCGAGCATTTCGTAGACGCCCGGGTCGTCCAGGGGCACGTCCTCCATGCGCCCGTGGACGGCGCCCGTGTCGGGGTGCTTCAGGGCTCCGTGACGCTCGCGGATCCAGGCCTCGGTGTCGTGGATCACCGTGAGCGTCTTGAGGCCGAGGAAGTCCATCTTGAGCATGCCGGCCTGCTCGAGCGCGATCATGTCCCACTGCGTGACCAGCGCTTCTTCCTCGCCGTTCCCTCCGGACCCCTTGGTGCTCTGCGTGCACACGGGCACGTACTCGTGCAGCGGTCCCGGGGCGATGACCACGCCGGCGGCGTGAACGCTCGCGTGGCGCGCCAGGCCCTCCAGGGTCTTGGCGTACTCGACGAGCGTATGCACGCGCTCGTCGTTGCGGACCAGCTCGCGCAGCTCGGTGACCTTGTCCGCGGCCTCGCCTACGGTGA from Gemmatimonadota bacterium carries:
- the dnaE gene encoding DNA polymerase III subunit alpha, whose protein sequence is MSFVHLHTHSEFSLLDGANRITDLYRRAEELEMPGLALTDHGCLFGAWTFLQQAKKHKTVKPIVGMEAYVAPGNRRDRTPSPGERPYYHLVLLARDAVGYRNLVRLSSIGYLEGFYRRPRVDREVLEAHSEGLIVSSACMAGEVARQLTAGQRDAARATAEWYANVFDGRYYLEVQAHDTPGQDTLNQAVFSLADDMGLPVIATNDAHFLRPEDHDAHDVLLCIGLGKDRTDESRMRYDQGLYFKGPEEIRERFADRPDAIENTLAIADQVDVVLKKRYHVPSFPLPEDASTEQDLLRSMTYARAREKFGEDLTEEIGERLEYELSVITENPDADYSGYFLITQDFINWAKERGIPVGPGRGSAAGSLVAYVLGITDVDPLEFDLLFERFLNPARVSMPDIDVDFCYERRGEVIDYVREKYGRDSVGQIITFGTMKSRAVVRDVGRVLGFEPSETDRLAKLIPNAPNNSLTVGEAADKVTELRELVRNDERVHTLVEYAKTLEGLARHASVHAAGVVIAPGPLHEYVPVCTQSTKGSGGNGEEEALVTQWDMIALEQAGMLKMDFLGLKTLTVIHDTEAWIRERHGALKHPDTGAVHGRMEDVPLDDPGVYEMLARGGTMGVFQFESSLANDKLRAMRCDRFEDLVATNALIRPGPLDSGMTDVFVRRKTGREPVTYPLPQMEEVLAPTYGVITYQEQVMRIAQVLAGFSLAEADVLRKAVGKKDAALIRRELGKFVERAVETGVPQRQAEEISAQIETFGRYGFNRSHSVAYALLSYRTAWLKRYYPAEFMASVLTAVVGSTDDVVKYINECRELGRSVPGYADGIKVLPPSIEESAWAFTPVSDAEVRFGLGAIRGLGEGAARSVVEAREEGPFESLFDLCQRTDSRACGKRALEALILSGACDSLGRRAPLMAGLEATMREASLRREEAEVGQASLFDGGGADAPGRPAPRLPEVAEWPEKERLTREKEILGFFISGHPLERFRDVLGAFSGVNTANLKEHRDRTVELPCVVTGLKRQFSRRNGAEWARLSVEDFHGTATVLAFGEAWEENRSSIAQDEAVLVRGEVSGKERDEDAPPIFLREVVPLRDIREGEALALELDLGVGLTGVEQVETAARALKDHRGASPVTLLWRRENGNGGEVQRFRSRSLRVDVTPVLMAELRALFGDEHVRLVRVEGV